In Roseicyclus marinus, the genomic window CCACATGGCCCATGCCCTGGCCCATTCGGCGCGGGAACATTGGTATGATTGGCCCTCGCGCGTTGTGAACAAGGGTTTCGAGAGGGTCAAGGAAATGGCCTTCCGGCCCGCGATGCGGATCGTGATCGCGGCGCGTTACCCTGTGGTGGCGGCGATGGTGCTGATCCTTGCGGTTCAGGTGTCCAGCGTCATCCGGGGCGATGTGACATGGCGTTTCTTCAACGCGCCGGAACTGTCGTCTGTCACCGGCAATTTCGCGATGCTCGACGGTGCGACGCGGGACGACAGCCTTGCCATGGTGCGCGAGATGCAGCGCGCGACCGAAGCCGTCGCCGCCCGCTACGAGGCGGAACACGGCGTGAACCCGCTGATCTACGTTCTGGCCGAGGTGGGCGGCAACAGCGGGCCGGGGCTGAGCGGGGTCGAGAACAAGGACGAGGACCTGTTGGGCTCCATCGCCATCGAATTGATCGATGCCGACCTGCGGCCCTATTCGGCCTTTGCCTTTGTCGCGGACCTTCAGGACGAGGTGCGCCAATTGCCCCTGACCGAGGTCGTCAGTTTCCGTGGCTTTCGCGGCGGACCGGGGGGCGATGCGATCGACGTGCAAATCACGGGGGCCGGGACCGAAACGCTCAAGGCGGCGGCGATCTGGCTGCAGACGCAACTGGCCCGCTTTCCCGAGGTCTCGGGTCTGCAGGACAGCATGGCCTATGACCGCGAGGAATTGAGCCTGACGCTGACCCCGCAGGGCGAAGCGCTGGGGTTCGACATCGGCACACTGGGCCGCGTGTTGCGCAACCGTCTGGCCGGGATCGAGGCCGCGACCTATCCCGATGGCCCCCGCACCGCGTCGATCCGGGTGGAATTGCCCGAGGGCGAACTGACCGCCGATTTCCTCGACCGGACGCTGTTGCGGGCGGCGTCGGGGCAATATGTGCCCTTGGCCGACATCGTGACCGTAACCGCCCGGCAGGGGTTTTCGTCGATCCGGCGTGAGAACGGGCTGCGGCTGATCTCGGTCACAGGCGATCTGTCCGAGGATGACCCCGCCCGCGCCGCCGAGATCATGACGGAACTGACCGAGGTCATCGTCCCGCAGCTCGAGGAACGGTTCGGCGTCGCCACCCGCCTGTCGGGTCTGGCCGAACAGGAGCGGGAATTCCTTGGCGATGCGATGACCGGGTTCATCCTGTGCCTGATCGGCATCTACCTTGTTCTGGCGTGGATATTCGCCAGCTGGACCCGACCGATGGTGGTGATGGCCATCATCCCCTTCGGATTGGTGGGAGCGATCTACGGCCACATGGCCTGGGACATTCCCTTGTCGATGTTCACCGTGGTCGGCCTGATCGGGATGACGGGGATCATCATCAACGATTCCATCGTTCTGGTGACGACGATCGACGAATATGCAGAAACCCGTGGCCTTGTCCCGGCCATCATCGACGGGGTTTGCGACCGTCTGCGGCCTGTGCTGCTGACGACGTTGACGACGGTTCTGGGGTTGGCGCCGCTCCTCTATGAGCGGTCGCAAGATGCGCAGTTCCTGCGGCCCACCGTGGTGACGCTGGTCTACGGGTTGGGGTTCGGCATGGTGATCGTCTTGCTGGTCGTGCCGGCCATCATGGCGATGCAGCGCGATTTCGCGACCCAGATGCGCGCCATGCGCCGGGCATTCGGGGCGTTTCGGCGCAGACCCGATCTTGGGCGCGGGATGGCCGCGATGGGTGTGGCGACCGCCGCGCTTTTCGCCATGACGCTGGGCAGCGTGATCGTGACCGGGAACATGGCCGGTCCCCTGGCGGGGATCAGCGGGGGGACAAGCGTTGCCTTGGCGCTGTTTGTCGGCGGCGCGGCGCTGGTCTGCCTCATCGGATGGGTGGTCGCGGTTCTGCGCACCCTGCTGATGCGGCAGCGCCGGGCGGGCTGAGCCCCGATCAGC contains:
- a CDS encoding efflux RND transporter permease subunit; translated protein: MRALPPKGVGILSYFTRHRTAANLLLMLMVVAGLAAIPQMRAQFFPDVISDDVSIVVAWDGAGAEDVDEAIVGVLEPVLLAVPGVAGSQAISREGRASLTLEFDPGWDMARAADEVQAALDAVTDLPEDAEDPEIRRGSWSDRVTDVVITGPVAPGQLGRFADEFVARLFEVGVTRTTIRGVAAPQTLVEVPQASLVRHDVTMAQIAEVIAAAASTAPAGDVEGANTRIRTGAAQRDAAQIAGLTLRINADGSPLTIGDVALVRLEGVDRERAYFVGENPAISIRVDRSEDGDAIAIQAQVEQVAAAMQETLPQGATIDLIRTQAEAISGRLDILIDNALMGLLLVVALLFLFLNARTALWVAAGIPVALLAAIALMWAAGLTINMISLFALIITLGIVVDDAIVVGEHADYRARQLGETPVVAAETAARRMAAPVFSATITTILAFAALTAIGGRFGSMIADIPFTVIAVLVASLVECFLVLPNHMAHALAHSAREHWYDWPSRVVNKGFERVKEMAFRPAMRIVIAARYPVVAAMVLILAVQVSSVIRGDVTWRFFNAPELSSVTGNFAMLDGATRDDSLAMVREMQRATEAVAARYEAEHGVNPLIYVLAEVGGNSGPGLSGVENKDEDLLGSIAIELIDADLRPYSAFAFVADLQDEVRQLPLTEVVSFRGFRGGPGGDAIDVQITGAGTETLKAAAIWLQTQLARFPEVSGLQDSMAYDREELSLTLTPQGEALGFDIGTLGRVLRNRLAGIEAATYPDGPRTASIRVELPEGELTADFLDRTLLRAASGQYVPLADIVTVTARQGFSSIRRENGLRLISVTGDLSEDDPARAAEIMTELTEVIVPQLEERFGVATRLSGLAEQEREFLGDAMTGFILCLIGIYLVLAWIFASWTRPMVVMAIIPFGLVGAIYGHMAWDIPLSMFTVVGLIGMTGIIINDSIVLVTTIDEYAETRGLVPAIIDGVCDRLRPVLLTTLTTVLGLAPLLYERSQDAQFLRPTVVTLVYGLGFGMVIVLLVVPAIMAMQRDFATQMRAMRRAFGAFRRRPDLGRGMAAMGVATAALFAMTLGSVIVTGNMAGPLAGISGGTSVALALFVGGAALVCLIGWVVAVLRTLLMRQRRAG